From the genome of Solidesulfovibrio carbinolicus, one region includes:
- a CDS encoding SAM hydrolase/SAM-dependent halogenase family protein has product MQRAPLIALLTDFGLSDPYVGQMKAVLACAAPWATLLDVSHGVAMGDVAQASFFLAATLPWLPPGSVVAAVVDPGVGTARRIIAAELDGRFVLAPDNGLLTLALARAETVRAFDATPHLAPASATFHGRDVFAPLAARLAAGDAVEQLGPLLPREGLVALPGLSAERRGEAVSSRVLSVDVFGNVVTSCDVERFGDFRLARLIAPVGRELVRAATYGELSSGAVGFLAGSQGYLELAVRDGSAAAALGLSRGDFLEFWLPEGGA; this is encoded by the coding sequence ATGCAGCGAGCGCCGCTTATTGCGTTGTTGACGGATTTCGGGTTGTCCGACCCGTATGTGGGCCAGATGAAGGCGGTGCTGGCCTGCGCCGCGCCGTGGGCGACGCTGCTTGACGTGAGCCATGGCGTGGCCATGGGCGACGTGGCCCAGGCGTCGTTTTTTCTGGCCGCGACGTTGCCGTGGCTGCCGCCGGGATCGGTTGTGGCGGCGGTGGTTGATCCGGGCGTGGGCACGGCCCGGCGGATCATCGCGGCGGAGCTGGACGGGCGCTTTGTGCTGGCCCCGGACAACGGGCTTTTGACTTTGGCCTTGGCCCGGGCCGAGACCGTGCGCGCGTTTGACGCCACGCCGCATCTGGCTCCGGCCAGCGCCACGTTTCACGGGCGCGACGTGTTCGCGCCGTTGGCGGCCCGGCTGGCGGCGGGCGACGCCGTCGAGCAGCTTGGGCCGCTGTTGCCTCGGGAGGGGTTGGTCGCGCTGCCGGGGCTTTCGGCCGAGCGGCGGGGCGAGGCGGTTTCATCCCGGGTATTGTCCGTCGATGTTTTCGGCAATGTGGTCACGAGCTGCGACGTGGAGCGGTTCGGGGACTTCCGCCTGGCCCGGCTGATCGCGCCCGTGGGCCGGGAGCTGGTCCGGGCGGCGACGTATGGCGAGCTTTCGTCGGGCGCGGTGGGATTTCTGGCCGGCAGCCAGGGCTATCTGGAGCTGGCGGTGCGGGACGGCTCGGCAGCGGCGGCCCTTGGGCTGTCGCGGGGCGATTTTCTGGAATTCTGGTTGCCGGAGGGCGGCGCGTGA
- a CDS encoding adenosylcobinamide-GDP ribazoletransferase, translated as MWRHYLAALGFLTRLGPAVRDPDMAACVPCFPLVGATLGLVLAVPLALGFFGGHPLAGAFAYAVGNLALTRGLHLDGFADVADAWGSFTRGERFFAIMKDSRIGAFGGMAIAVALVGQTALGAELLGAGKVWLLAAAPVAGRGLAVALMGCCRDLGRPGLGSLCLPGATNRVTVCCIAFGLAALWAAGGLWAAAWGAALCGVVLWRLTALAREQGGINGDFLGAAIVAGELCALAGGLL; from the coding sequence ATGTGGCGGCATTATCTGGCGGCCTTGGGATTTCTGACCCGGCTGGGGCCGGCGGTGCGCGACCCGGACATGGCTGCCTGCGTGCCGTGTTTTCCGCTGGTGGGCGCGACGCTGGGGCTGGTTTTGGCCGTGCCCTTGGCGCTGGGGTTTTTCGGCGGCCATCCTTTGGCCGGGGCGTTTGCTTATGCCGTGGGCAATCTGGCGTTGACGCGCGGTCTGCATCTTGATGGGTTCGCCGACGTGGCCGACGCCTGGGGCAGCTTCACCCGGGGCGAGCGGTTTTTCGCCATTATGAAAGATAGCCGCATCGGGGCCTTTGGCGGCATGGCCATCGCCGTGGCTCTGGTTGGCCAGACGGCTTTGGGGGCCGAGCTTTTGGGCGCGGGCAAGGTCTGGCTCCTGGCCGCCGCGCCGGTGGCCGGGCGAGGGCTGGCCGTGGCGCTCATGGGCTGCTGCCGGGATCTGGGCCGGCCGGGCCTGGGATCGCTGTGCCTGCCGGGCGCGACGAACCGGGTCACGGTTTGTTGCATCGCTTTCGGGCTGGCCGCGCTTTGGGCGGCCGGCGGGCTTTGGGCGGCGGCCTGGGGCGCGGCGCTATGCGGGGTGGTGCTGTGGCGGCTGACCGCGCTTGCCCGGGAGCAGGGCGGCATCAACGGCGATTTTTTGGGCGCGGCCATTGTGGCCGGGGAACTGTGCGCCCTGGCCGGAGGATTGCTCTAA
- the fliJ gene encoding flagellar export protein FliJ — protein sequence MAKPFRFNLERVLDIRGQLEERAKMELGKASAACTAKQREIDRIINEKNAREASMSQKAVVTPEELWLWQAYRKRLVADIQTGQVKLAELEEVRERCRRTLVTRSKDKKLLEKLKSNKAERHAQQEKLAEQNENDDMASIRYQPPVY from the coding sequence GTGGCCAAGCCTTTTCGATTCAACCTTGAGCGTGTGCTCGACATCCGGGGCCAGTTGGAAGAGCGGGCCAAGATGGAGCTTGGCAAGGCCAGCGCCGCCTGCACGGCCAAGCAGCGCGAAATCGACCGCATCATCAATGAGAAAAACGCCCGCGAGGCGTCCATGTCGCAAAAGGCCGTGGTGACGCCCGAGGAGCTGTGGCTCTGGCAGGCCTACCGCAAACGGCTGGTGGCCGACATCCAGACCGGGCAGGTGAAGCTGGCCGAGCTGGAAGAGGTCCGAGAACGCTGCCGCCGCACCCTGGTGACGCGGTCCAAAGACAAGAAACTTTTGGAAAAACTCAAGTCCAATAAGGCGGAACGCCATGCCCAGCAAGAAAAGCTCGCCGAGCAGAACGAAAACGACGACATGGCGTCCATCCGCTACCAGCCGCCGGTTTACTGA
- a CDS encoding MotE family protein — protein sequence MGEKFVAACERLAGRIAPRATKVLGVFVMLAAIKLGILVFMGLDMLLPDPPAPVVTAPRLPVAPLPGPLAGPAPVLAQQNPLPPATVPPSPTPPAPTPGSPDVNALLKRQDELDQREQSLKTLEAELNNRMTKLKDMETNLKAMLEEAKGVKDQKLKHLIDVYSNMNAKQAAKVLETLDNAIAVKILAGMRGRQAGDVLNNMEAKKAAGLTEMLTSMQLPPQAE from the coding sequence ATGGGCGAGAAGTTCGTGGCCGCCTGCGAACGGCTGGCCGGCCGCATCGCCCCCCGGGCCACCAAGGTGCTCGGCGTGTTCGTGATGCTGGCCGCGATCAAGCTCGGCATCCTCGTGTTCATGGGCCTGGACATGCTCCTGCCCGACCCGCCCGCGCCCGTGGTCACGGCCCCGCGCCTGCCTGTCGCGCCCTTGCCCGGCCCCCTGGCCGGCCCGGCTCCGGTCCTAGCCCAGCAAAATCCGCTGCCGCCGGCCACCGTGCCGCCCAGCCCCACGCCGCCGGCACCCACGCCCGGCTCGCCCGACGTCAACGCCCTGCTCAAGCGCCAGGACGAGCTGGACCAGCGCGAACAGTCGCTCAAGACCCTTGAGGCGGAACTGAACAATCGCATGACCAAGCTCAAGGACATGGAAACGAACCTCAAGGCCATGCTTGAGGAAGCCAAGGGCGTTAAGGACCAGAAGCTGAAGCACTTGATCGACGTCTATTCCAACATGAACGCCAAGCAGGCGGCCAAGGTGCTGGAGACCCTGGACAACGCCATCGCGGTCAAAATTCTGGCAGGCATGCGCGGACGCCAGGCCGGCGACGTGCTCAACAACATGGAAGCCAAGAAGGCGGCCGGGCTGACGGAAATGCTCACTTCCATGCAGCTGCCGCCCCAGGCCGAGTAG
- the truA gene encoding tRNA pseudouridine(38-40) synthase TruA — protein sequence MARLRLTLAYDGTDFAGWQIQAAGGGRTVQGCLEEALATLCGRAVRVHGAGRTDSGVHALAQVAHVDVPEHRAGLPWGKALTALLPKDVAVTEARLVAPDFHSRFDATGKEYRYTLWTRPGHVLPWRRPYVWDVGRYGALDVAAMEACAGLFVGEHDFAAFQNAGTDVHSTVRRVWDVSRLAGTGPDETVWRFHGEGFLKQMVRNLMGALVAVGRGKATPEDVAALLAAGDRRRAPGTAPAQGLCLHAVEYGAPGLGDKPAEPAGSTP from the coding sequence ATGGCGCGACTGCGGCTGACCCTGGCCTACGACGGCACGGATTTCGCCGGCTGGCAGATCCAGGCGGCCGGCGGAGGACGCACGGTCCAGGGGTGTCTGGAAGAGGCGTTGGCCACGCTGTGCGGCCGGGCCGTGCGGGTCCACGGGGCCGGGCGCACCGACTCCGGGGTCCACGCCCTGGCCCAGGTGGCCCATGTCGACGTGCCCGAACATCGGGCCGGGCTGCCCTGGGGCAAGGCGCTCACGGCGCTTCTGCCCAAGGACGTGGCCGTGACCGAGGCGCGGCTGGTCGCCCCGGATTTTCATTCCCGCTTTGACGCCACGGGCAAGGAATACCGCTATACGCTGTGGACGCGGCCAGGGCATGTGCTGCCCTGGCGGCGGCCCTACGTCTGGGACGTGGGGCGCTACGGAGCCCTTGACGTGGCGGCCATGGAGGCCTGCGCCGGGCTGTTTGTCGGCGAGCACGATTTCGCCGCCTTCCAGAACGCCGGCACCGACGTTCATTCCACGGTGCGCCGGGTCTGGGACGTGTCGCGTCTGGCCGGGACCGGCCCGGACGAGACGGTCTGGCGGTTTCACGGCGAGGGATTTCTCAAGCAGATGGTGCGCAACCTCATGGGCGCGCTGGTGGCCGTGGGGCGGGGCAAGGCGACGCCCGAGGACGTCGCGGCCTTGCTTGCGGCCGGCGACCGGCGGCGCGCGCCGGGCACGGCCCCTGCCCAGGGGCTTTGCCTGCACGCGGTGGAATATGGCGCGCCCGGCCTGGGTGACAAGCCTGCCGAACCGGCCGGGTCAACGCCCTGA
- the panC gene encoding pantoate--beta-alanine ligase: MEIIKEPSALRELAGQWTRQGRSVGFVPTMGYLHAGHESLMRLARQRAETVVASVFVNPTQFGPGEDLDAYPRDLKRDAALAEAAGVDVLFAPSPEAMYEPAAATWVEVPTLARHLCGASRPTHFRGVCTVVAKLFLLVRPTVAVFGQKDWQQLAILRRMNADLGFGVEIVGGPIVREADGLALSSRNVRLTPEEREQAPGINAGLALAEAMVRAGEAEAGRILDAVRAHYAAHVPLGEIDYLSCVDPDSLEAVEAIDRSALFAAAVRFSAVRLIDNRLATDLPR; encoded by the coding sequence GTGGAGATCATCAAGGAACCCTCGGCCCTACGGGAGCTTGCCGGACAGTGGACGCGCCAGGGCCGCAGCGTCGGCTTCGTGCCCACCATGGGCTATCTGCACGCCGGCCACGAAAGCCTCATGCGTCTGGCCCGGCAGCGGGCCGAGACGGTGGTGGCCAGCGTTTTCGTCAACCCCACCCAGTTCGGGCCGGGCGAAGACCTCGACGCCTATCCGCGCGATCTGAAGCGTGACGCCGCCTTGGCCGAGGCGGCCGGGGTGGACGTGCTTTTTGCGCCCAGTCCCGAAGCCATGTACGAGCCGGCGGCGGCCACGTGGGTGGAAGTGCCGACCCTGGCCCGGCATCTGTGCGGCGCGTCGCGGCCGACCCATTTTCGGGGCGTGTGCACGGTGGTGGCCAAGCTTTTTTTGCTGGTGCGCCCAACAGTGGCGGTCTTTGGGCAAAAGGACTGGCAGCAATTGGCGATTCTCCGGCGCATGAACGCGGACTTGGGCTTTGGCGTGGAGATCGTGGGCGGCCCCATCGTACGCGAGGCCGACGGGCTGGCCCTGTCTTCGCGCAACGTGCGGCTGACACCTGAAGAACGGGAGCAGGCCCCGGGCATCAATGCCGGCCTGGCCCTGGCCGAAGCCATGGTCCGGGCCGGCGAGGCTGAGGCCGGCCGCATCCTGGACGCGGTGCGGGCGCACTATGCGGCCCATGTACCGCTGGGGGAGATCGACTATCTGTCCTGCGTCGATCCGGACAGCCTGGAGGCGGTGGAAGCCATTGATCGGTCGGCGCTTTTTGCGGCGGCGGTGCGGTTTAGCGCCGTGCGGCTCATCGACAACCGTTTGGCCACGGATTTGCCGCGTTAA
- the metK gene encoding methionine adenosyltransferase: MINAKGRYLFSSESVTEGHPDKVADQISDGILDAILAQDPDAHVACETLVTTGLAFIAGEITTKAYADFPSIVRETVKEIGYNSSTMGFDWETCAVISSVDKQSVDIAQGVSRTKPEDQGAGDQGMMFGFACDETETLMPAPIYWAHKLSRRLTEVRKSGVLDFLRPDGKTQVAVEYVDGKPVRIDNVVVASQHAENISHADLCDAVKKEVIFHTLPESLVDKNTKIYINTTGRFVIGGPMGDCGLTGRKIIQDTYGGMGNHGGGAFSGKDPSKVDRSGAYMARYVAKNMVASGACKRCEVQIAYCIGVAEPLSVLVTSMGSSDIPDEALTKAVREVFDLRPYYISKRLDLKRPIYKPTSCYGHFGREQAGFTWEVTDAAADLRTALKI; the protein is encoded by the coding sequence ATGATCAACGCCAAGGGCCGGTATCTTTTCAGCTCGGAATCCGTGACTGAGGGCCATCCGGACAAGGTCGCCGACCAGATTTCCGACGGCATTCTCGACGCCATCCTGGCCCAGGATCCCGACGCCCACGTGGCCTGCGAAACTCTGGTCACCACCGGTCTGGCTTTCATCGCCGGCGAGATCACCACCAAGGCCTACGCCGACTTCCCGTCCATCGTGCGCGAGACGGTCAAGGAAATCGGCTACAACAGTTCCACCATGGGCTTTGACTGGGAAACCTGCGCCGTCATCTCCTCGGTGGACAAGCAGTCCGTGGACATCGCCCAGGGCGTGTCGCGCACCAAGCCCGAGGACCAGGGCGCCGGCGACCAGGGCATGATGTTCGGCTTTGCCTGCGACGAGACCGAGACGCTGATGCCCGCGCCCATCTACTGGGCGCACAAGCTGTCGCGCCGGTTGACCGAGGTGCGCAAGTCCGGGGTGCTTGATTTCCTGCGCCCCGACGGCAAGACCCAGGTGGCCGTGGAATACGTCGACGGCAAACCCGTGCGCATCGACAACGTGGTGGTGGCCAGCCAGCACGCCGAGAACATCTCCCACGCCGACCTGTGCGACGCGGTGAAAAAAGAAGTCATCTTCCACACCCTGCCCGAGTCGCTGGTGGACAAGAACACCAAGATCTACATCAACACCACCGGCCGGTTCGTCATCGGCGGCCCCATGGGCGACTGCGGCCTGACCGGGCGCAAGATCATCCAGGACACCTACGGCGGCATGGGCAACCATGGCGGCGGCGCGTTCTCGGGCAAGGATCCCTCCAAGGTGGACCGCTCGGGCGCCTACATGGCCCGGTATGTGGCGAAAAACATGGTGGCCAGCGGCGCTTGCAAGCGTTGCGAGGTTCAGATCGCCTATTGCATCGGCGTGGCCGAGCCGCTGTCGGTGCTGGTGACCTCCATGGGCTCCAGCGACATTCCGGACGAGGCCCTGACCAAGGCCGTGCGCGAGGTCTTCGACCTGCGCCCCTACTACATCTCCAAGCGCCTGGACCTCAAACGGCCCATCTACAAGCCGACGTCCTGCTACGGCCACTTCGGCCGTGAGCAGGCCGGGTTCACCTGGGAAGTGACCGACGCCGCGGCCGATCTGCGCACGGCGCTGAAGATCTAG
- a CDS encoding DUF721 domain-containing protein: protein MLRRLSESVERYMAAQEASARRNFVEVCRRWAEIVGPETAELLRPLGHKRRDLYLGADDPVALQEMVFAAPEILSLVNAALGHEAFDKVRFDLLGGRVPLDALRAIPPRFSTPAEVRPEGLGGLVGKLDPNSPVGRCYAKYVAYFESGPGSDSGGRRKARRAKRG, encoded by the coding sequence ATGCTGCGCCGGTTGTCCGAGAGCGTGGAGCGGTACATGGCCGCCCAGGAAGCGTCGGCCCGGCGTAATTTTGTCGAGGTCTGCCGGCGCTGGGCCGAGATCGTGGGGCCGGAGACGGCGGAATTGCTGCGTCCCCTGGGGCATAAGCGGCGAGACCTGTACCTGGGCGCGGACGATCCGGTGGCGCTGCAGGAGATGGTTTTCGCGGCTCCGGAGATTTTATCGCTGGTCAATGCGGCTTTGGGCCACGAAGCCTTTGACAAGGTGCGGTTCGATCTGCTAGGAGGCCGGGTTCCTTTGGATGCGTTGCGGGCGATCCCGCCGCGTTTTTCCACGCCCGCCGAGGTACGGCCCGAAGGGCTGGGCGGGCTTGTAGGGAAGCTTGATCCGAACTCGCCGGTCGGACGCTGTTACGCCAAGTATGTGGCGTACTTTGAATCCGGTCCGGGTTCCGATTCGGGCGGGCGACGCAAGGCGCGCCGCGCGAAGCGGGGCTAG